From a region of the Gottschalkia purinilytica genome:
- the hisA gene encoding 1-(5-phosphoribosyl)-5-[(5-phosphoribosylamino)methylideneamino]imidazole-4-carboxamide isomerase, protein MIIFPAIDMKDGKCVRLKQGKFDEVTVFGENPPEVAKKWEDKGGKYLHLVDLDGAKDGTPKNLEKIREITKSINIPIQIGGGIRSKETVEILLDAGVSRVILGTVAINNKELLKSLVDEYKEKIVVSIDAKDGLVAVDGWVNVSEVRSLDLVKELEEIGVKTIVYTDISKDGMMAGPNFDIYRVLGESTSIDIIASGGVSSISDVRRLKDMGLYGCIIGKALYTGDIELKEALGV, encoded by the coding sequence ATGATAATTTTTCCTGCAATAGATATGAAAGATGGAAAATGTGTAAGGCTTAAGCAAGGAAAATTTGATGAAGTTACTGTATTTGGTGAAAATCCACCAGAAGTAGCTAAAAAGTGGGAAGATAAAGGCGGAAAGTATTTACATTTAGTAGATTTAGACGGAGCAAAAGATGGAACTCCTAAGAACTTAGAAAAGATAAGAGAAATAACAAAATCTATAAATATACCAATACAAATTGGGGGAGGAATAAGAAGTAAAGAGACAGTAGAAATATTATTAGATGCAGGTGTTAGTAGAGTTATTTTAGGAACGGTAGCTATAAATAATAAAGAATTATTAAAGTCTTTAGTTGATGAGTATAAAGAGAAAATAGTAGTTTCTATTGATGCCAAAGATGGATTAGTAGCAGTTGATGGTTGGGTTAATGTAAGTGAAGTTAGATCGTTAGACTTAGTAAAAGAATTAGAAGAAATAGGAGTAAAAACTATAGTTTATACTGATATATCTAAAGATGGAATGATGGCAGGACCAAATTTTGATATATATAGAGTATTAGGAGAGAGCACTAGTATAGATATTATAGCTTCAGGTGGAGTAAGTAGTATTAGTGATGTTAGAAGATTAAAAGACATGGGACTTTATGGGTGTATAATAGGTAAGGCTCTTTATACTGGAGATATAGAATTAAAAGAGGCATTGGGGGTATAG
- the hisH gene encoding imidazole glycerol phosphate synthase subunit HisH: MISIIDYGVGNLNSVHKALLRLGFESNITNNINDINNSKAIILPGVGAFNDAMKNLKETEVIECISENVNKGKPLLGICLGMQLLYEKSFEDGVWEGLGFLKGEVVRFDENVKIPHMGWNRLKINQNNEILKYVNENDYVYFVHSYYVKPNGDELVAYTDYGVKVPGIVAKDNIYGMQFHPEKSGDVGLKLLKAFGEMIK, encoded by the coding sequence ATGATATCCATTATTGATTATGGAGTAGGGAATTTAAACAGCGTTCACAAAGCATTACTTAGATTAGGATTTGAATCAAATATAACTAATAACATTAACGATATAAATAACTCCAAAGCAATAATACTCCCGGGAGTAGGAGCATTTAATGATGCCATGAAGAATTTAAAAGAAACAGAAGTAATAGAATGTATAAGTGAAAATGTTAATAAAGGAAAACCACTTCTTGGAATATGCTTAGGAATGCAACTTTTATATGAAAAAAGCTTTGAAGACGGAGTATGGGAAGGTCTTGGATTTTTAAAAGGGGAAGTAGTAAGATTTGATGAAAATGTAAAGATACCTCATATGGGATGGAATAGATTAAAAATAAATCAAAATAATGAAATCTTAAAGTATGTGAATGAAAATGATTATGTATATTTTGTACATTCATATTATGTAAAACCTAACGGTGATGAGCTAGTAGCTTATACAGACTATGGGGTAAAAGTTCCAGGAATAGTAGCTAAAGACAATATTTATGGTATGCAATTTCATCCAGAGAAAAGTGGAGATGTAGGACTTAAGTTATTAAAGGCATTTGGGGAGATGATAAAATGA
- the hisF gene encoding imidazole glycerol phosphate synthase subunit HisF, protein MLTKRIIPCLDVRDGKVVKGTKFKDIKEVDDPVALAKFYNEQGADELVFYDITASHEGRSIMLDIVERTAKEVFIPFTVGGGVNTIDDFTAILRAGADKISVNTSAVKRPELIKEAALKFGSQCVVLSIDAKKIDGKDKWNVFINGGRIDTGLDAIEWAKKGVELGAGELVINSINTDGVKDGYDVELMKAIAKEVNVPIIASGGAGKKEHFYEVLDEGNSDAALAASVFHFKEILIPELKKYLDEKGISVRKE, encoded by the coding sequence TTGTTAACTAAAAGGATAATTCCTTGTTTAGATGTTCGTGATGGGAAAGTTGTTAAAGGAACAAAGTTTAAAGATATAAAAGAAGTAGATGACCCTGTAGCATTAGCTAAGTTCTATAATGAACAAGGTGCTGATGAATTAGTTTTTTATGACATAACAGCTTCACATGAAGGAAGAAGTATTATGTTAGATATAGTAGAGAGAACTGCCAAAGAAGTATTTATACCTTTTACAGTTGGTGGTGGAGTTAATACTATAGATGATTTTACAGCTATATTAAGAGCTGGAGCAGATAAAATTTCTGTAAATACATCTGCTGTTAAAAGACCAGAACTTATAAAAGAAGCTGCTCTTAAATTCGGTTCTCAGTGTGTTGTACTATCTATTGATGCTAAAAAGATAGATGGCAAAGATAAATGGAATGTATTTATAAATGGTGGAAGAATAGATACAGGATTAGATGCAATTGAATGGGCTAAAAAAGGAGTAGAACTTGGAGCAGGAGAATTAGTTATAAATAGCATAAATACTGATGGTGTTAAAGATGGGTATGATGTAGAACTTATGAAGGCAATAGCTAAAGAAGTAAATGTACCTATCATAGCTTCAGGCGGAGCAGGTAAGAAAGAACATTTTTATGAAGTTTTAGATGAAGGGAATTCTGATGCTGCTTTAGCTGCTTCTGTATTTCACTTTAAAGAGATACTTATACCAGAATTAAAAAAATATTTAGATGAAAAAGGAATCTCAGTTAGAAAGGAGTGA
- a CDS encoding amino acid ABC transporter ATP-binding protein — protein MIKVTNLCKSFNGIEVLKDISLQLKKGEVVAVIGPSGTGKSTLLRCINYLEVPDKGEIEIGDIKVDVKTAIKKNIYKLRKSTAMVFQNYNLFKNKTAIENIMEPLLVVKKMKRDEAEKIAVRILKQIGLSDKRDVYPSKLSGGQQQRVGIGRALAVNPEIILFDEPTSALDPERVGEVLDVIKSLAQKNMTMIIVTHEMRFAKEAADKIIFMDKGVIVEEGKPDDIFNSPKNPRTIKFLEQIIK, from the coding sequence ATGATAAAAGTAACAAACTTATGTAAAAGTTTTAATGGAATAGAAGTTTTAAAAGATATAAGTTTACAGCTTAAAAAAGGAGAAGTTGTAGCAGTTATTGGACCATCTGGCACAGGAAAGTCAACACTTTTAAGATGTATAAATTATTTGGAAGTTCCAGATAAAGGTGAGATAGAAATTGGAGATATAAAAGTTGATGTTAAAACTGCTATAAAAAAGAATATATACAAACTTAGAAAATCTACAGCTATGGTATTTCAGAACTATAATTTATTTAAGAATAAAACAGCCATCGAGAATATAATGGAACCACTGTTAGTAGTAAAAAAAATGAAAAGAGATGAAGCTGAAAAGATTGCTGTTAGAATATTAAAACAGATAGGACTTAGTGATAAAAGAGATGTTTATCCTTCAAAACTTTCAGGAGGACAACAACAAAGAGTAGGTATAGGAAGGGCATTAGCAGTAAATCCTGAGATAATACTTTTCGATGAACCTACTTCAGCTCTTGATCCTGAGCGTGTTGGAGAAGTACTGGATGTTATAAAATCCCTAGCACAAAAAAATATGACAATGATAATAGTTACTCACGAAATGAGATTTGCAAAAGAAGCAGCAGATAAAATAATATTCATGGACAAAGGTGTTATTGTTGAAGAAGGTAAGCCAGATGATATATTTAATAGCCCTAAGAATCCTAGAACTATAAAGTTTTTAGAACAAATTATAAAGTAG
- a CDS encoding TIGR01212 family radical SAM protein (This family includes YhcC from E. coli K-12, an uncharacterized radical SAM protein.), producing MKESDFYRVYSDYLREKYGEKVYKLPVSLPTTCPNRDGCVGTGGCIFCGEEGGSFENLSNTISIEDQLVKNMELIKKKYKAKKFIAFFQNFTNTYMELETFKKYIKEAIIEDIVEISISTRPDCIRDDYLEFLDNISKEYGVNISIELGLQSVNYHTLNKINRGHTLAEFIDSMIRIKKYDFDVCAHLILNFPWDDIDDIIENAKIVSALSVDQIKLHSLYIVENTELGRMYKNKEIKLVSKEEYIERVITFLEYLNPDIVIQRIIGRAPEENTLFVNWNTSWWKIKDEMLEQMKHKNSYQGKKFNYLNGKALKNL from the coding sequence ATGAAAGAAAGTGATTTTTATAGAGTTTATTCTGATTATTTAAGAGAGAAGTATGGGGAAAAAGTATATAAATTGCCAGTTAGCCTTCCTACCACTTGTCCAAACAGAGATGGATGTGTAGGAACAGGAGGATGTATATTCTGTGGGGAGGAAGGCGGTAGTTTTGAGAACCTATCAAATACTATTTCTATAGAGGATCAGCTAGTTAAAAATATGGAGCTTATAAAGAAGAAATATAAGGCTAAAAAATTTATAGCTTTCTTTCAGAACTTTACCAACACTTATATGGAGCTTGAAACTTTTAAAAAATATATAAAAGAAGCTATAATAGAAGATATAGTAGAAATCTCGATATCAACTAGACCAGATTGTATAAGAGATGATTATTTAGAGTTTCTAGACAATATATCTAAAGAATACGGGGTAAATATAAGTATAGAATTAGGACTTCAGTCAGTTAATTATCACACTTTGAACAAAATAAATAGAGGTCATACTTTAGCAGAGTTTATAGATAGTATGATAAGAATAAAAAAATATGATTTTGATGTTTGTGCTCATTTAATTTTAAATTTTCCATGGGATGATATTGATGATATTATAGAAAATGCTAAGATAGTATCAGCATTGTCGGTGGATCAAATAAAACTACATTCTTTATATATAGTAGAAAATACAGAGCTTGGAAGAATGTATAAGAATAAAGAAATCAAACTTGTATCGAAAGAAGAATATATAGAAAGAGTTATAACTTTTTTAGAATATTTAAATCCAGATATAGTTATACAAAGAATAATAGGTCGAGCACCAGAAGAAAATACTCTTTTTGTAAACTGGAATACAAGTTGGTGGAAAATAAAAGATGAAATGTTAGAACAAATGAAACATAAAAATAGCTATCAAGGAAAGAAGTTTAATTATTTAAATGGTAAAGCACTAAAAAATTTATAA
- the hisZ gene encoding ATP phosphoribosyltransferase regulatory subunit: MVSFQTPQGVKDEIFIDYEIKQNIIKKINDIFKNFAYREVFTPTIEYYDVFSNIKSTVLKDEMFKLIDKSGDILVLRPDVTIPISRIVANNYKNSKKDFKVFYTTQVFRTNDEKRREFTQTGIEYFGNDEPESDSEVIAVAIKSLLKNDIKFHIEIGHADYYKGLLEEANLKEETEEKLKELIENKNFVEIERLVAQLNLDEKVKTVITEIPNLYGECCEVIESAKKLCLNDRMLKSLEDLENVSEILKDYGYSKYISIDLGLINHLDYYTGVIFKGYMNNYGEIILSGGRYDSLTEYYGEHIPATGFGINIDELISGIIRQNGLKDDGTYIDYKIFYDTRNRKGAFELANIMRDKDLVVELVKYDNNIDLSFEQNKDAKQLLVYDKNNVKIIDMDNNDGSVLELNDFIKIF, encoded by the coding sequence ATGGTTAGCTTTCAAACTCCACAAGGAGTTAAAGATGAAATTTTTATTGACTATGAAATAAAGCAAAACATAATAAAAAAAATAAATGACATTTTTAAAAATTTTGCTTATAGAGAAGTATTTACTCCAACTATTGAGTATTATGATGTATTTTCAAATATAAAAAGTACAGTATTAAAGGATGAAATGTTTAAATTGATAGATAAATCTGGAGATATATTAGTTCTTAGACCAGATGTGACAATACCAATATCAAGGATAGTTGCAAATAACTATAAAAATTCAAAAAAAGATTTTAAAGTATTTTATACAACTCAAGTATTTAGAACAAATGATGAAAAAAGAAGAGAATTCACTCAAACTGGAATAGAGTATTTTGGTAATGACGAGCCTGAATCTGATTCAGAAGTTATTGCAGTAGCTATAAAGAGCTTATTAAAAAACGATATTAAGTTTCATATAGAGATAGGTCATGCAGATTATTATAAAGGACTATTGGAAGAAGCTAATCTAAAAGAAGAAACAGAGGAAAAGCTAAAAGAGCTTATAGAAAATAAAAATTTCGTAGAAATAGAAAGATTAGTTGCACAACTAAATTTAGATGAAAAGGTTAAGACAGTAATAACTGAAATACCAAACTTGTATGGAGAATGCTGTGAAGTTATAGAATCGGCTAAAAAACTTTGTTTAAATGATAGAATGCTAAAATCACTAGAAGATCTTGAAAACGTATCAGAAATACTAAAAGACTATGGATATAGCAAATATATATCAATAGATTTGGGATTGATCAATCATCTTGATTATTATACGGGTGTTATTTTTAAAGGATATATGAATAATTATGGAGAGATTATTCTAAGTGGAGGAAGATATGATTCTTTAACAGAATATTATGGTGAACATATACCGGCAACTGGATTTGGGATTAATATAGATGAGCTTATAAGTGGGATTATAAGACAAAATGGATTAAAAGACGATGGAACATATATAGACTATAAAATTTTCTATGATACAAGGAATAGAAAAGGGGCTTTTGAATTAGCTAATATTATGAGAGATAAGGATTTAGTAGTAGAGTTAGTGAAATATGACAATAACATTGACTTAAGCTTTGAACAAAATAAGGATGCAAAACAGCTTCTAGTGTATGATAAAAACAACGTGAAGATTATAGACATGGATAACAATGATGGAAGTGTTTTAGAACTTAATGACTTTATTAAGATCTTTTAA
- the hisC gene encoding histidinol-phosphate transaminase, with protein MINSLIKESVKDIKPYIPHDYEHKYKMDANENPYELSENILKNILNEISTLKINRYPDTNSVELRKEISKYIEVDYKNIVIGNGSDEMISVIIDTFVEKEDIVISHYPTFAMYDLVTKISGANYVGISTDENFDVNIEEIIKQGNDKNAKIIFLCNPNNPTGNIIKKDDIIKVINETRGIVVVDEAYIEFGGESVVKEIYNYERLIVLRTFSKAFGAAGIRTGYLIAGDQIVEKINAVKPPYNINSISQVIAIELMKNRKEVMASVEKIKYEREKLLNEMEEIDGLKAYRSYANSIIFRVKDNKNVFYRLLEKGIMVRYFSGGKLDGCLRVSIGTEDENSTFINALKEVI; from the coding sequence ATGATAAATTCACTTATAAAAGAAAGTGTGAAAGATATAAAACCTTATATACCACATGATTATGAACATAAATACAAAATGGATGCTAATGAAAATCCTTATGAATTATCTGAGAATATTTTAAAAAATATACTTAATGAAATATCTACATTGAAAATAAACAGATATCCAGATACAAATAGCGTAGAACTTAGAAAAGAAATATCAAAATATATTGAAGTGGATTATAAAAATATAGTTATAGGAAATGGATCAGACGAAATGATAAGTGTTATTATAGACACTTTTGTTGAAAAAGAAGATATAGTTATATCTCACTATCCTACTTTTGCTATGTATGATCTTGTAACTAAAATATCTGGAGCTAACTATGTAGGTATTTCTACTGACGAAAATTTTGATGTAAATATAGAAGAGATTATAAAGCAAGGGAATGATAAAAATGCAAAGATTATTTTTCTTTGCAATCCAAATAATCCTACTGGAAATATTATAAAAAAAGATGACATTATTAAAGTTATAAATGAAACTAGAGGTATAGTTGTAGTAGACGAAGCTTATATTGAGTTTGGAGGGGAAAGTGTAGTAAAAGAAATATACAACTATGAAAGATTAATAGTTTTAAGAACATTTTCAAAGGCATTTGGAGCAGCAGGTATAAGGACAGGATATCTAATAGCTGGAGACCAAATAGTAGAAAAAATAAATGCCGTAAAACCCCCTTATAATATAAATTCAATTTCTCAAGTTATAGCTATAGAACTAATGAAAAATAGAAAAGAAGTAATGGCTAGTGTAGAAAAAATAAAATATGAAAGAGAAAAACTTCTAAATGAAATGGAAGAAATAGATGGACTCAAAGCTTATAGATCCTATGCTAACTCTATTATATTTAGAGTTAAAGACAATAAAAATGTATTTTATAGACTATTGGAAAAGGGAATTATGGTTAGATATTTCAGTGGAGGAAAGTTAGACGGGTGTCTTAGAGTATCTATAGGAACAGAGGATGAAAATTCAACATTTATTAATGCTTTAAAGGAAGTGATATAA
- the hisG gene encoding ATP phosphoribosyltransferase codes for MDYLNIAIAKGRLGDKGYELLKKLGLECKEFEEESRKLILTSEENKVRYVLVKAVDVPIYVERGAVDLGIVGKDTIMEEERNFYEIADLNFGKCKFAVASLKDYKMNTSKPIIVATKYPNVAKKYFASTGRQIDVIKLNGSVELAPLIGLSDVIVDIVETGRTLKDNGLVILEDMYPVSARLIANKVSFKLKNERIKKIIDGLKQVIGEEI; via the coding sequence GTGGATTATTTAAATATAGCTATAGCAAAAGGTAGATTAGGGGATAAAGGTTATGAATTATTAAAAAAATTAGGATTAGAATGTAAAGAATTTGAAGAAGAATCAAGAAAGTTAATATTAACTAGTGAAGAAAATAAAGTTAGATATGTTCTGGTGAAGGCTGTAGACGTACCTATATATGTTGAAAGAGGTGCAGTAGATTTGGGTATAGTTGGAAAAGACACTATTATGGAAGAAGAAAGAAATTTTTATGAAATAGCGGATTTAAATTTTGGAAAGTGTAAGTTTGCAGTAGCATCTTTAAAGGACTATAAGATGAATACATCAAAGCCTATAATAGTAGCTACAAAGTATCCAAATGTTGCGAAAAAATATTTTGCATCAACAGGAAGACAAATAGATGTAATAAAGCTTAATGGATCGGTAGAATTAGCACCTTTAATAGGTCTATCGGATGTAATAGTTGATATTGTAGAAACTGGGAGAACATTAAAAGATAATGGATTAGTCATATTAGAAGATATGTACCCTGTAAGTGCAAGACTTATTGCTAATAAAGTTAGTTTTAAGTTAAAGAATGAACGTATTAAGAAAATAATAGATGGTTTAAAACAAGTTATAGGAGAGGAGATTTAG
- a CDS encoding polysaccharide deacetylase family protein: protein MTEKAKIAITTIVFVIIFGIFSFKYREKNKEGQYIPVLMYHNVLPNPDKAKINYSMKPELFEKHMRILKERGYNTVTVTELYDYFYNKRSLPSNPILITLDDGKMNNYDYAYPIFKKLNMKGSMFVIGHTLKEKGNGEYLTWDKIREMNKSGLIDIQSHTFDLHHLIDREYAIFHKNPNENDEDYRKRIIEDFKSSKKLIENNTKKEVVGLAYPYGKYNENIEKMAKAAGYKLTFSTKLGVLDKQGSPYSINRINIDGRCSTTRLLIEIKFFKILKFLKSII, encoded by the coding sequence ATGACTGAAAAAGCTAAGATTGCTATAACAACAATAGTATTTGTCATTATATTTGGTATTTTTTCATTTAAATATAGAGAAAAAAACAAAGAAGGGCAATATATCCCTGTTTTAATGTATCATAATGTATTACCTAATCCTGATAAGGCTAAAATTAACTATAGTATGAAACCAGAATTATTTGAAAAACATATGAGAATATTAAAAGAAAGAGGATATAATACTGTAACTGTTACAGAATTATATGACTACTTTTATAATAAAAGAAGTTTGCCATCAAATCCTATCTTGATTACTCTTGATGATGGTAAGATGAATAACTATGATTATGCTTATCCAATATTTAAAAAGTTAAATATGAAAGGAAGCATGTTTGTTATAGGCCATACTTTAAAAGAAAAAGGTAATGGTGAATATTTAACTTGGGATAAAATCAGAGAAATGAATAAATCTGGATTGATAGATATACAAAGTCATACATTTGATCTTCATCATTTAATAGATAGAGAGTATGCTATATTTCATAAGAACCCTAATGAGAATGATGAAGACTATAGAAAAAGAATTATAGAAGACTTTAAATCATCAAAAAAATTAATAGAAAATAACACTAAAAAAGAGGTTGTTGGTTTAGCTTATCCTTATGGTAAGTATAACGAAAATATAGAGAAAATGGCTAAAGCAGCAGGTTATAAGTTAACATTTAGTACTAAATTAGGAGTACTGGATAAACAGGGTTCACCTTATTCAATTAACAGAATAAATATTGATGGAAGATGCTCTACTACGAGACTTCTAATAGAAATTAAGTTTTTCAAAATATTGAAGTTTTTAAAGAGCATAATTTAA
- the hisD gene encoding histidinol dehydrogenase has protein sequence MIKIINTLNQNEDVQKEIDSLLNRSQLEFGEVNRLVEEIIKDIRDNKDKAVLEYTKKFDGIELKSMIVTEEEIEEAFSSCDPELIEALREARDNIWDYHSKQLNNSWIQNDKKGVMLGQIYNPVEKVGIYVPGGTAPYPSTVLMNAVPAKVAGVKEIIMVTPPSKDGKINKHILAAAKIAGVDKIFKVGGAQAIAALAFGTESIPKVYKIVGPGNIYVAIAKRIVYGYVDIDMIAGPSEILVIADETANPEYVAADMLSQAEHDTLASSILVTTCENLANKVKVELEKQTEKLSRKDIIEKSLKDFGAIIIAKDLDEAVNLSNEIAPEHLEVMVQNPFEMISQIKNAGAIFLGEYSPEPLGDYFAGPNHTLPTSSTAKFYSPLGVDDFVKKSSLIYYDRKALETNKNKIIKIAESEGLTAHANSIKVRFK, from the coding sequence ATGATAAAGATAATAAATACACTAAATCAAAATGAAGATGTTCAAAAAGAAATAGATTCATTATTAAATAGAAGCCAATTAGAATTTGGAGAAGTAAATAGACTTGTAGAAGAGATTATAAAAGATATTAGAGATAATAAGGATAAGGCAGTTTTAGAATATACTAAAAAATTTGATGGTATAGAACTTAAAAGTATGATAGTAACGGAAGAAGAAATAGAAGAAGCTTTTAGCTCATGTGATCCTGAACTTATAGAAGCTTTAAGAGAAGCTAGAGATAATATATGGGATTATCATTCGAAACAACTTAATAATTCATGGATACAAAATGATAAAAAAGGAGTAATGTTAGGTCAAATATATAACCCTGTAGAGAAAGTAGGAATATATGTACCAGGAGGTACAGCTCCATATCCATCAACTGTTCTAATGAATGCTGTTCCAGCTAAAGTTGCAGGAGTAAAAGAAATAATAATGGTCACTCCACCTTCTAAAGATGGAAAAATAAATAAGCACATTTTAGCAGCAGCAAAAATAGCTGGTGTAGATAAGATATTTAAAGTAGGAGGAGCACAAGCAATAGCAGCGTTAGCATTTGGAACTGAATCCATACCTAAAGTGTATAAGATAGTTGGCCCAGGAAATATATATGTAGCTATAGCAAAGAGAATAGTATACGGATACGTTGATATAGATATGATCGCAGGACCAAGTGAGATATTAGTTATAGCAGACGAAACTGCAAATCCAGAATATGTTGCGGCTGATATGCTGTCTCAAGCTGAACATGACACACTTGCATCATCTATTCTTGTTACAACGTGTGAGAACCTAGCTAATAAGGTTAAGGTGGAGCTAGAAAAGCAAACTGAAAAGTTGTCAAGAAAAGATATTATAGAAAAATCACTTAAAGATTTTGGAGCTATAATAATAGCGAAAGATTTAGATGAAGCAGTTAATTTATCGAATGAAATAGCACCTGAACATTTAGAGGTAATGGTTCAAAATCCTTTTGAAATGATAAGTCAAATTAAAAATGCAGGAGCTATATTCTTAGGAGAATATTCGCCAGAGCCATTAGGAGATTATTTTGCAGGACCAAACCATACACTGCCTACAAGTAGCACTGCTAAATTTTATTCGCCACTTGGAGTTGATGATTTTGTTAAAAAATCAAGCTTAATATACTATGATAGAAAAGCCCTTGAAACAAATAAAAATAAAATTATAAAAATTGCTGAATCAGAAGGATTAACGGCTCATGCTAACTCAATAAAAGTGAGGTTCAAATAA
- the hisIE gene encoding bifunctional phosphoribosyl-AMP cyclohydrolase/phosphoribosyl-ATP diphosphatase HisIE has protein sequence MEALNNIKFDEKGLVPAIVQDVKTNEVLMLAYMNKESLEKTIETNQTWFYSRSRQKLWNKGETSGHTQELVSIDYDCDGDTLLIKVKQNGVACHTGEYSCFYNKLVNNDNKNTNIDKYVYELYNTIESRKSNPVDGSYTNYLFEKGMDKILKKVGEENAEVIIGAKNNSKEEVIYEVSDLVYHVLVLLVEMGISIDDIKKELYERHNK, from the coding sequence ATGGAAGCCTTAAATAATATAAAATTTGATGAAAAAGGATTAGTACCAGCTATAGTGCAAGATGTTAAAACAAACGAGGTATTGATGCTTGCATATATGAACAAAGAATCTTTGGAAAAAACTATAGAGACAAATCAAACATGGTTTTATAGTAGAAGTAGACAAAAGTTATGGAATAAAGGAGAGACATCAGGACATACACAAGAATTAGTATCTATAGATTATGATTGTGATGGAGATACACTACTTATTAAAGTAAAACAAAACGGAGTTGCATGTCATACTGGAGAATATTCTTGTTTTTATAATAAATTAGTAAACAATGATAATAAAAATACAAATATTGATAAGTATGTATATGAACTTTATAATACTATAGAAAGTAGAAAATCAAATCCTGTAGATGGATCATATACAAATTATTTATTTGAAAAAGGTATGGATAAAATACTGAAAAAGGTAGGAGAAGAGAACGCAGAAGTTATAATTGGAGCTAAAAATAATAGTAAAGAAGAAGTTATATATGAAGTATCAGACTTAGTTTATCATGTACTAGTACTTTTAGTAGAAATGGGAATATCTATAGATGATATAAAGAAAGAGCTGTATGAAAGACATAACAAGTAA
- the hisB gene encoding imidazoleglycerol-phosphate dehydratase HisB: protein MRISEKTRKTSETNIKVSLNIDGKGKSNIKTGIGFFDHMLILFSRHGLFDLEVECEGDLYIDGHHTVEDIGITMGIAFKEALGDKVGIVRYANTFTPMDECLSLVVLDLGGRPYLALDAQYPRETVGDFDTELVEEFFRGFVNNCGINLHVKMLSSGNTHHMIEAIFKGFGRALDTATKIDERIQGVMSTKGVI, encoded by the coding sequence TTGAGAATATCAGAAAAAACGAGAAAAACATCAGAAACAAATATAAAGGTTTCATTGAATATAGATGGAAAAGGAAAAAGTAATATAAAGACAGGTATAGGATTCTTTGATCACATGTTAATACTATTTTCAAGACATGGGTTATTTGATCTGGAAGTAGAGTGTGAAGGAGATCTATATATAGATGGACATCACACTGTAGAAGATATAGGAATAACCATGGGAATAGCTTTTAAAGAAGCATTGGGAGATAAAGTAGGTATAGTTAGATATGCTAACACTTTTACTCCAATGGATGAGTGTTTATCTTTAGTAGTTTTAGACTTAGGAGGCAGGCCTTACTTGGCATTAGATGCACAGTATCCTAGAGAAACGGTAGGAGATTTTGACACAGAGTTAGTAGAAGAATTTTTCAGAGGATTTGTAAATAACTGTGGAATTAATCTTCATGTAAAGATGTTAAGTAGTGGAAATACTCATCACATGATAGAAGCTATTTTTAAAGGATTTGGAAGAGCACTTGATACAGCTACAAAAATAGATGAAAGAATTCAAGGAGTTATGTCTACAAAGGGAGTGATTTAA